One segment of Mycolicibacterium neworleansense DNA contains the following:
- a CDS encoding class I SAM-dependent methyltransferase, translating into MVERSIWMQKVAADPGHSNWYIERFRAMARAGQDLAGEARLVDAMASRHARILDAGCGPGRVGGYLAGAGHQVVGVDVDPVLIEAAKKDHPGPRWLVGDLAELDLPARGISDPFDIIVSAGNVMTFLAPSTRVQVLTRLRAHLADGGRAVIGFGAGREYEFDQFLDDAATGGFTPDLLLSTWDLRPFTEDSDFLVAILRPA; encoded by the coding sequence ATGGTCGAGCGGAGCATCTGGATGCAAAAGGTCGCGGCCGATCCTGGGCATTCGAACTGGTACATCGAACGATTTCGTGCCATGGCACGCGCCGGTCAGGACCTGGCCGGTGAAGCTCGCCTGGTGGATGCCATGGCATCCCGCCACGCCCGCATCCTGGATGCCGGCTGCGGTCCCGGGCGCGTGGGCGGATATCTGGCCGGGGCCGGGCACCAGGTGGTGGGCGTCGACGTCGACCCGGTTCTGATCGAGGCGGCGAAGAAGGACCATCCCGGTCCGCGGTGGCTCGTCGGCGACCTCGCCGAGCTCGACCTGCCGGCGCGCGGCATCTCCGACCCATTCGACATCATCGTGTCGGCGGGCAACGTGATGACCTTCCTCGCCCCGAGCACCCGGGTTCAGGTGCTGACGCGGCTGCGTGCGCATCTCGCCGACGGCGGCCGTGCCGTGATCGGATTCGGAGCCGGCCGCGAGTACGAGTTCGACCAGTTCCTCGACGACGCGGCCACGGGCGGATTCACCCCGGATCTGTTGCTGTCGACGTGGGATCTGCGGCCGTTCACCGAAGACTCGGACTTCCTCGTCGCGATCCTGCGGCCGGCCTAG
- a CDS encoding thioesterase family protein, translating to MTPFFVSSDDGFVPNEIAHGGWGPTLGGQVVGGLLARAVEGLVTDEGLQPARFTVEIQRRVASAPVRVSASVVRSGSRMQAVDAAMTQDGELVARASALYLRRGTQPDGEFWSTSIDLPPLPEEPEVFDDTVPMFIRAYGPDPEWSGEGFPWQQCGPRYAWLREVRDLVAGEELSPFVRAALAVDVTSSMTNFSSAGLAFINADYTLALSRLPVGPYIGMAAVTHTSADGVATGSACLYDTCGPIGTGLSTAAANFNFSPNGSG from the coding sequence ATGACGCCGTTCTTTGTGAGCAGTGACGACGGGTTCGTGCCGAACGAGATCGCACACGGAGGGTGGGGCCCTACCTTGGGCGGTCAGGTGGTCGGCGGTCTGCTGGCGCGGGCGGTCGAGGGACTCGTCACCGACGAGGGGCTGCAGCCGGCCCGGTTCACCGTGGAAATCCAGCGCCGGGTCGCCAGTGCACCGGTTCGGGTTTCTGCCTCTGTGGTTCGGTCCGGCTCACGCATGCAGGCGGTCGATGCGGCCATGACCCAGGACGGCGAGTTGGTGGCCCGCGCCTCGGCGCTGTATCTGCGGCGCGGCACCCAGCCCGACGGTGAATTCTGGTCCACCTCGATCGACCTGCCGCCGCTACCGGAGGAACCGGAGGTCTTCGACGACACGGTGCCGATGTTCATCCGGGCCTATGGGCCGGATCCGGAATGGAGCGGCGAGGGTTTCCCGTGGCAGCAGTGCGGTCCGCGCTATGCGTGGTTGCGTGAGGTGCGTGATCTGGTCGCCGGTGAAGAACTCTCACCGTTCGTGCGGGCGGCGCTGGCGGTCGACGTGACGAGTTCGATGACCAATTTCAGCTCGGCCGGCCTGGCTTTCATCAACGCGGACTACACACTGGCGCTGAGCAGACTCCCGGTCGGCCCCTATATCGGGATGGCGGCGGTGACCCATACCAGCGCCGACGGCGTGGCGACCGGCAGCGCCTGCCTGTATGACACCTGCGGGCCGATCGGCACCGGACTATCCACCGCCGCAGCCAATTTCAACTTCAGTCCGAACGGATCGGGCTAG
- a CDS encoding Fur family transcriptional regulator, translated as MADGLDFTGMLRSAGLRITRPRLAVLNAVKEHPHAETDRVIRAVRVQLPDVSHQTVYDALNALTAAGLVRRIQPTGSVARYETRVNDNHHHVVCRSCGVIADVDCAVGDAPCLTASDDNGFAIDEAEVIYWGLCPDCSRSASS; from the coding sequence ATGGCTGATGGCCTCGACTTCACAGGCATGCTGCGCTCGGCCGGGCTCCGGATCACTCGCCCCCGGCTGGCGGTACTCAATGCGGTGAAGGAGCATCCGCACGCCGAAACAGATCGGGTCATTCGCGCCGTGCGCGTGCAATTGCCCGACGTTTCCCATCAGACCGTCTACGACGCGCTCAACGCGTTGACCGCGGCCGGGCTGGTACGCCGGATCCAGCCGACCGGGTCGGTTGCCCGCTACGAGACCCGGGTAAATGACAACCACCACCACGTCGTATGCCGGTCGTGCGGCGTGATCGCCGATGTGGATTGCGCGGTCGGCGATGCGCCATGCCTGACCGCATCGGACGACAACGGTTTCGCCATCGATGAAGCCGAGGTCATCTATTGGGGCCTATGCCCTGACTGCTCACGATCTGCAAGTTCTTGA
- a CDS encoding putative immunity protein, with protein MILPKIRDPRFITIRRGGTLTDSDHHLLALWAASCAEHVLGLFESVQPGDPRPRQAIEHARAWVGGEVKMMQARAAGGHAMGAARDLRAVAHVAAHELGAAAYAIKAVRAAARDGDGLAAGRRECQWQRDQLPEAIRELVLDDQRLRNGICWSVFDL; from the coding sequence ATGATTCTTCCGAAGATCCGCGACCCTCGCTTCATCACGATTCGTCGCGGCGGAACTCTCACCGATTCGGATCACCACCTCCTGGCCCTGTGGGCGGCCTCGTGCGCCGAGCACGTCCTCGGCCTGTTCGAGTCGGTTCAACCCGGTGACCCCCGTCCGCGCCAAGCCATCGAACACGCCAGGGCATGGGTTGGCGGCGAGGTCAAGATGATGCAGGCGCGCGCCGCCGGCGGCCACGCCATGGGCGCAGCGCGCGACCTGCGGGCCGTCGCCCACGTGGCGGCACACGAACTCGGTGCGGCGGCGTATGCGATCAAGGCCGTGCGGGCCGCGGCACGCGACGGTGATGGCTTGGCCGCAGGCAGACGGGAATGCCAGTGGCAGCGTGATCAGCTCCCGGAGGCGATCCGCGAGCTGGTCCTCGATGACCAGCGCCTGCGCAATGGCATCTGTTGGTCGGTGTTCGATCTCTGA
- a CDS encoding TIGR01777 family oxidoreductase has product MGLVHSSVIDAPQEEVFAWHGRPGAFARLSPPWQPLQLISEAASLRDGRAELALPGGLRWVAEHQPDEYDPPRRFVDHIGRGGLASLPAALAVRWKHIHEFDAVDTTRTRMTDRVETPVPGHFLRPMFAYRHRQLADDLAAHQRARAHGLAPLTVAVTGASGLVGSALTAFLGTGGHRVIRLVRHEPTKPDERQWNPNDPDPDLLDGVDAVIHLAGASIAGRFTDRHRRAIRDSRIEPTRRFAELAARPGAGPEVLISASAVGFYGYDRGDELLTEASERGDGFLADVVADWEDALAPAERSGVRVVRVRTGIVQSPRGGTLRLLRPLFATGLGGQIGDGQQWLPWIGIDDLVEVYHRALWDTELTGPVNAVAPEPVRNAEYTDTLGQVLHRPTILPVPALGPRLLLGDQGAQELACASQRAIPARLGAAGHHFRHPRLDQALRHVLGRQVTA; this is encoded by the coding sequence ATGGGACTGGTGCACTCCAGCGTCATCGACGCCCCGCAGGAAGAAGTCTTCGCCTGGCACGGCAGACCCGGCGCGTTCGCCAGGTTGTCGCCGCCGTGGCAGCCCCTGCAGCTGATATCTGAGGCGGCCTCACTGCGCGACGGCCGTGCCGAACTCGCGCTGCCGGGCGGGCTGCGGTGGGTGGCCGAACACCAACCCGATGAGTACGACCCACCGCGGCGATTCGTCGACCACATCGGCCGTGGCGGTCTGGCGTCACTGCCTGCGGCACTGGCGGTGCGCTGGAAGCATATTCATGAATTCGACGCCGTCGACACCACACGGACCCGGATGACCGACCGGGTCGAGACCCCGGTGCCCGGCCATTTCCTGCGCCCGATGTTCGCCTACCGCCATCGCCAACTCGCCGATGATCTCGCCGCACATCAGCGCGCCCGGGCACATGGGCTGGCGCCGCTGACGGTGGCCGTCACGGGAGCCTCGGGGCTGGTCGGGTCGGCGCTGACCGCGTTCTTGGGCACCGGAGGCCATCGCGTGATCCGGCTGGTGCGCCATGAACCGACGAAACCGGATGAACGGCAATGGAACCCGAACGATCCGGACCCTGATCTGCTGGACGGCGTCGACGCGGTCATCCACCTGGCCGGCGCGTCGATCGCCGGCCGGTTCACCGACCGGCACCGCCGCGCCATCCGGGACAGCCGCATCGAGCCGACCCGGCGGTTCGCCGAACTCGCCGCCCGCCCCGGCGCGGGGCCCGAGGTACTGATCAGCGCCTCGGCGGTCGGCTTCTACGGTTACGACCGGGGCGACGAACTGCTCACCGAAGCCAGCGAGCGCGGCGATGGATTTCTGGCCGACGTCGTGGCCGACTGGGAAGACGCGCTGGCACCAGCCGAACGATCCGGTGTCCGTGTGGTGCGGGTCCGCACCGGGATCGTGCAGTCCCCGCGCGGTGGCACCCTGCGCCTGCTGCGGCCGTTGTTCGCCACGGGATTGGGCGGGCAGATCGGCGACGGGCAGCAGTGGTTGCCGTGGATAGGGATCGACGACCTGGTCGAGGTCTATCACCGTGCATTGTGGGACACCGAGCTGACCGGTCCGGTGAACGCCGTGGCACCCGAGCCGGTCCGCAATGCCGAATACACCGACACGCTCGGCCAGGTCCTGCACCGCCCCACGATCCTGCCGGTACCGGCGCTGGGACCTCGGCTACTGCTGGGCGATCAGGGTGCCCAGGAACTGGCCTGCGCCAGCCAGCGCGCGATCCCGGCGCGACTCGGCGCCGCCGGTCACCATTTCCGCCATCCCCGCCTGGATCAGGCGCTGCGCCACGTTTTGGGACGCCAGGTCACGGCGTAG
- a CDS encoding zeta toxin family protein, with protein MKRLDLVVGCNGAGKSTFVELTLSPLLPGSPFVNADEIAKRRWPEDPAPHSYEAALVAAETRAKLIELGESFIAETVFSHPSKLELIDDAHAAGYTVIVHCILIPEDLAVLRVLHRVQAGGHDVPETKIRERYQRLWDLVARAAARADSATFYDNSTVSGPRIVAQIAGGFVVGSPTWPKWTPAELNSRLWV; from the coding sequence GTGAAGCGTCTCGATCTCGTCGTCGGCTGCAACGGCGCCGGCAAGTCCACCTTCGTCGAACTCACCCTCTCGCCCCTGCTCCCGGGCAGCCCCTTCGTCAACGCCGACGAAATCGCCAAACGCCGCTGGCCCGAAGACCCGGCCCCGCACTCCTACGAGGCCGCGCTCGTCGCCGCCGAAACCCGGGCAAAGCTCATCGAGCTCGGTGAATCGTTCATCGCCGAGACGGTGTTCTCCCACCCCTCCAAGCTCGAGCTCATCGACGATGCGCACGCAGCGGGGTACACCGTCATCGTCCACTGCATCCTGATCCCCGAGGACCTGGCCGTGCTGCGGGTCCTGCACCGGGTCCAAGCCGGCGGCCATGACGTCCCCGAGACCAAGATCCGTGAACGCTACCAACGACTTTGGGATCTCGTCGCGAGAGCCGCGGCACGAGCGGACTCGGCGACCTTCTACGACAACAGCACCGTCAGCGGTCCACGGATCGTCGCGCAGATCGCAGGCGGATTCGTCGTCGGGTCGCCCACTTGGCCGAAATGGACACCAGCGGAGCTGAATTCCCGCCTGTGGGTCTAG
- a CDS encoding FKBP-type peptidyl-prolyl cis-trans isomerase has translation MALAACGSDTETSSATSSPSTPSVAEVLTPSIAETATEASTCPTAAPQNAGAPEWTLPGATGSVAVTGSTDTAAPVVKVDGPFSVAQTQVQTLKAGDGPVVAPSANVTVCYMGVNGRDGSVFDSSYERGEPVDFPLNGVVPGFQKAISGQKVGSTVAVAMTSADGYPEGQPAAGIQPGDSLVFAIKILDAQG, from the coding sequence ATGGCGCTCGCCGCGTGCGGCTCGGACACGGAAACCTCCTCGGCCACCTCCTCGCCGAGCACGCCGTCGGTCGCCGAGGTGCTCACCCCCTCGATCGCCGAGACCGCGACCGAGGCCAGCACGTGCCCGACCGCGGCGCCGCAGAACGCGGGCGCCCCCGAATGGACGCTGCCCGGGGCGACCGGCAGCGTTGCGGTCACCGGCTCCACCGACACCGCGGCACCGGTGGTCAAGGTCGACGGACCGTTCAGCGTGGCCCAGACCCAGGTACAGACCCTCAAGGCCGGCGACGGGCCGGTCGTGGCCCCGTCCGCGAACGTCACGGTCTGCTACATGGGCGTCAACGGACGCGACGGATCGGTGTTCGACAGCAGCTACGAACGTGGTGAGCCGGTCGACTTCCCGCTCAACGGCGTCGTGCCGGGCTTCCAGAAAGCCATTTCGGGACAGAAGGTCGGGTCCACCGTGGCCGTGGCGATGACCTCTGCCGACGGTTATCCCGAGGGGCAGCCCGCTGCGGGTATCCAGCCGGGCGACTCACTGGTCTTCGCGATCAAGATCCTCGACGCCCAAGGCTGA
- a CDS encoding NAD(P)/FAD-dependent oxidoreductase translates to MGRVLIVGSGFAGLWAALAAARRVDEIGAAADTVEITVISDRPFHDIRVRNYETDLTGCRIPLEKLLDPVGVGHIVAEVTTIDVEAQTITAQQGGRPLVLGYDRLVLAAGSRVARPDVPGLAEFGFDVDTYGGASRLGAHLQTMAADPPKSGAGTVVVVGAGLTGIETACELPTRLAAIFDSTVEPKVLLVDHNPQVGSDMGDAARPVIETALSDNGVQIMTGVRVISVDSGAVTLSSGDILPAATVVWCAGMRANPLTAQLPVPLDRFGRLPVDDYLRVEGVPAVFAAGDVAAMRVDDDHLSVMSCQHGRPMGRYAGYNVIGDLLGQPMLPLRIPWYVTVLDLGPAGAVYTEGWDRQVVATGSVAKATKRTINTERIYPPLTGDRQALLAAAAPELAARPARADPACRGHE, encoded by the coding sequence GTGGGTCGCGTTCTGATCGTCGGATCGGGTTTCGCCGGGTTGTGGGCAGCGCTCGCGGCGGCCAGACGGGTGGACGAAATCGGCGCCGCAGCCGACACAGTAGAGATCACGGTGATCAGCGACCGGCCGTTCCATGACATCCGGGTGCGCAACTACGAAACCGATCTGACCGGCTGCCGCATCCCGTTGGAGAAGCTGCTCGATCCCGTGGGCGTCGGTCACATCGTCGCCGAGGTCACCACGATCGATGTCGAGGCGCAGACCATCACGGCGCAGCAGGGCGGACGCCCCCTGGTCCTCGGCTATGACCGCCTCGTGCTGGCCGCCGGCAGCCGGGTCGCGAGGCCGGACGTTCCGGGGCTGGCCGAGTTCGGTTTCGACGTCGACACATACGGCGGGGCGAGCCGCCTCGGCGCTCATCTGCAGACCATGGCCGCCGATCCCCCGAAATCGGGTGCCGGCACTGTGGTGGTGGTCGGGGCCGGACTGACCGGCATCGAGACCGCCTGCGAATTGCCCACGCGGCTGGCCGCGATCTTCGACAGCACCGTCGAACCGAAAGTCCTGCTCGTCGACCACAATCCGCAGGTGGGCTCGGACATGGGCGACGCGGCGCGGCCGGTGATCGAAACCGCATTGTCCGACAACGGAGTTCAGATCATGACCGGCGTCAGAGTGATCTCCGTCGACAGCGGTGCGGTGACCCTGTCCTCCGGAGACATCCTGCCCGCCGCGACGGTGGTGTGGTGCGCGGGCATGCGGGCCAACCCGCTGACAGCACAGCTCCCGGTGCCGCTCGATCGGTTCGGCCGGTTGCCGGTCGACGACTACCTCCGCGTCGAGGGGGTACCCGCGGTGTTCGCGGCCGGCGATGTCGCCGCCATGCGGGTGGACGACGACCACCTGTCGGTGATGTCGTGCCAGCACGGCAGGCCGATGGGCCGCTACGCCGGGTACAACGTGATCGGCGACCTCCTCGGCCAACCGATGCTTCCGCTGCGAATCCCTTGGTATGTCACCGTTCTCGATCTCGGCCCGGCCGGTGCGGTGTACACCGAGGGCTGGGATCGTCAAGTCGTGGCGACCGGATCGGTGGCCAAGGCCACGAAACGGACCATCAACACCGAACGGATCTACCCGCCGTTGACCGGAGACCGGCAGGCGCTGCTCGCAGCGGCGGCCCCGGAGCTTGCGGCCCGCCCGGCCCGCGCCGACCCGGCATGTCGTGGGCATGAGTAG
- the katG gene encoding catalase/peroxidase HPI, producing the protein MPPNTPDTSDARPPEADTETHSRSESENPVIESPKPKAHAPLTNQDWWPDQVDVSRLHKQPAEGNPLGADFNYAQEFQKLDVEALRADMLELMTSSQDWWPADYGSYAGLFIRMSWHAAGTYRIFDGRGGGGQGAQRFAPINSWPDNVSLDKARRLLWPVKQKYGNKISWADLIIFAGNVALESAGFKTFGFAFGRQDIWEPEEILWGQEDTWLGTDKRYGGTNDTSNRELANPYGATTMGLIYVNPEGPEGKPDPLAAAHDIRETFGRMAMNDEETAALIVGGHTLGKTHGAGPGDLVGPEPEAAPIEQQGLGWKCAFGSGKAGDTITSGLEVVWTTTPTKWSNSYLEILYGHEWELTKSPGDAWQFEAKDAEAIIPDPFGGPPRKPTMLVTDISMRVDPIYGPITRRWLEHPEELNEAFAKAWYKLLHRDMGPISRYLGPWIPEPQLWQDPVPEVDHPLVDEQDIETLKGKLLDAGLSVQQLVKVAWSAAASFRGTDKRGGANGGRLRLEPQRNWEVNEPSELDKVLPVLERIQQDFNGSASGGKKISLADLIVLAGSAAIEKAARDGGYEVKVHFVPGRTDASQESTDVDSFAVLEPRADGFRNFVRPGEKAPLEQLLVDKAYFLNLTAPELTVLVGGLRALGANHGGSKHGVFTQNPGALSNDFFVNLLDMSTEWKPSETTENVYEGRDRTTGQTRWTATANDLVFGSNSVLRAVAEVYAQEDNKIKFVDDFVAAWVKVMNNDRFDLD; encoded by the coding sequence ATGCCCCCGAACACCCCCGACACCTCCGACGCCCGCCCGCCAGAGGCCGACACCGAAACCCACAGCCGCAGCGAGTCCGAGAACCCGGTCATCGAGTCGCCCAAGCCCAAGGCTCACGCACCGCTGACCAATCAGGACTGGTGGCCCGATCAGGTCGACGTCTCGAGGTTGCACAAGCAGCCCGCCGAGGGAAACCCCCTTGGCGCCGACTTCAACTACGCCCAGGAGTTCCAGAAGCTCGACGTCGAGGCGCTGCGGGCCGACATGCTGGAGCTGATGACGTCATCGCAGGACTGGTGGCCGGCCGACTACGGCAGTTATGCCGGGCTCTTCATCAGGATGAGTTGGCACGCCGCCGGGACCTACCGCATCTTCGACGGTCGGGGCGGCGGTGGCCAGGGCGCGCAGCGGTTCGCCCCGATCAACAGCTGGCCGGACAATGTGAGCCTGGACAAGGCCCGCCGGCTGCTCTGGCCGGTGAAACAGAAGTACGGCAACAAGATCTCCTGGGCCGACCTGATCATCTTCGCCGGAAACGTGGCCCTGGAGTCCGCCGGCTTCAAGACCTTCGGCTTCGCGTTCGGGCGCCAGGACATCTGGGAGCCCGAGGAGATCCTGTGGGGCCAGGAGGACACCTGGCTGGGCACCGACAAGCGCTACGGCGGCACCAACGACACCAGCAACCGCGAGCTGGCCAACCCGTACGGCGCCACCACAATGGGTCTGATCTACGTGAATCCCGAAGGCCCCGAAGGCAAGCCCGATCCCTTGGCCGCGGCTCACGACATCCGTGAGACGTTCGGCCGGATGGCGATGAACGACGAGGAGACCGCCGCGCTGATCGTCGGTGGGCACACGCTGGGTAAGACGCATGGCGCCGGCCCGGGTGACCTGGTCGGGCCCGAACCGGAAGCCGCGCCCATCGAACAGCAGGGCCTGGGCTGGAAGTGCGCGTTCGGCTCGGGCAAGGCCGGCGACACCATCACCAGCGGGCTGGAAGTCGTGTGGACCACGACGCCGACGAAGTGGAGCAACAGCTACCTGGAGATCCTCTATGGCCACGAGTGGGAGCTGACCAAGAGTCCCGGCGACGCATGGCAATTCGAGGCGAAAGACGCCGAGGCGATCATTCCGGATCCGTTCGGTGGGCCACCACGCAAGCCGACGATGCTCGTGACCGACATATCGATGCGCGTGGATCCGATCTACGGGCCGATCACCCGGCGCTGGCTCGAGCACCCCGAGGAGCTCAACGAGGCCTTCGCCAAAGCCTGGTACAAGTTGCTGCACCGTGACATGGGACCGATCAGCCGCTACCTCGGCCCGTGGATTCCGGAGCCGCAACTGTGGCAGGACCCGGTACCCGAGGTGGACCATCCGCTGGTTGACGAGCAGGACATCGAGACGTTGAAGGGCAAGCTTCTCGACGCGGGCCTGTCGGTTCAGCAGCTGGTGAAGGTGGCCTGGTCGGCGGCGGCGAGCTTCCGCGGCACCGACAAACGCGGCGGTGCCAACGGCGGGCGGCTGCGCCTGGAGCCGCAACGCAATTGGGAGGTCAACGAACCGTCCGAGTTGGACAAGGTGCTGCCGGTGCTGGAGCGGATCCAGCAGGACTTCAATGGTTCTGCCTCCGGCGGCAAGAAGATCTCCTTGGCGGACCTCATCGTGCTGGCCGGCTCCGCAGCCATCGAGAAGGCGGCTCGGGACGGCGGTTACGAGGTCAAGGTGCACTTCGTGCCGGGGCGCACCGATGCGTCGCAGGAGTCCACGGATGTGGACTCGTTCGCGGTACTCGAACCGCGCGCCGACGGCTTCCGCAATTTCGTGCGGCCGGGCGAGAAGGCGCCGCTCGAGCAGCTGCTGGTGGACAAGGCTTACTTCCTGAATCTGACCGCGCCGGAGCTGACCGTGCTCGTCGGTGGACTTCGCGCGCTTGGGGCCAACCACGGCGGCAGCAAGCACGGTGTATTCACCCAGAACCCCGGTGCGTTGTCCAATGATTTCTTCGTGAATCTGCTCGACATGAGTACCGAGTGGAAGCCATCGGAAACCACGGAGAACGTGTACGAGGGACGGGATCGCACCACCGGCCAGACCAGGTGGACGGCTACCGCCAATGACCTGGTGTTCGGTTCGAATTCGGTACTGCGTGCCGTTGCCGAGGTCTATGCGCAGGAGGACAACAAGATCAAGTTCGTCGACGATTTCGTCGCGGCCTGGGTGAAGGTGATGAACAACGATCGGTTCGACCTGGACTGA
- a CDS encoding TA system antitoxin ParD family protein: MTETADRVTRFAADLMDSAAAEGARQSRSAKQQLDHWARVGRAVSSRHSAARRKVESALAGETPLRELTTEEGAVFDAEIAASIEESLARADYGKTLAARGITTVALDDDGEIVQYRPDGSTAVLASRR, encoded by the coding sequence ATGACCGAGACCGCAGATCGGGTGACCCGGTTCGCCGCCGACCTGATGGACAGTGCCGCCGCCGAAGGCGCACGTCAGAGCCGGTCGGCCAAACAGCAGCTCGATCACTGGGCCCGGGTGGGCCGGGCCGTGTCGAGCCGGCACAGTGCCGCACGCCGCAAGGTCGAATCCGCCCTGGCGGGCGAGACTCCCCTGCGCGAATTGACCACCGAAGAAGGTGCGGTGTTCGACGCCGAGATCGCCGCCTCCATCGAGGAGAGCCTGGCGCGGGCCGACTACGGCAAGACGCTGGCCGCACGCGGGATCACCACCGTGGCGCTCGACGACGACGGCGAGATCGTGCAGTACCGCCCGGACGGCAGCACTGCGGTGCTGGCGAGCCGGCGATGA
- a CDS encoding TIGR03617 family F420-dependent LLM class oxidoreductase: MYVDVMTVPQPLAKIGDLARRTQAAGFSGLLLTETGRTAYLNAAVASQSAPGLELSTGVAVAFPRSPFVTAASAWELQEATGGRFRLGIGTQVRTHVVRRYGMPFEHPGPRLRDYVLTVKSCFAAFRTGKLDHHGDFYDLDFITPQWNPGPIDAPDPKVDIAAVNPWMLRMAGEVADGVHVHPIGEPGYIARHVLPNIAAGAAKAGRSPADIAKIIPVMTIVGDSDQERANEREFVRASMSFYGSTPNYAFIWDEAGFDGTTARLREKQKAGDIAGMAAQITDEHIAAFATESTWDGLADALIAKYGGIATRIVLYNALGGADRFERYGEIARRLSAA; encoded by the coding sequence GTGTACGTCGACGTGATGACCGTTCCGCAGCCGCTGGCAAAAATCGGCGACCTTGCCCGCCGCACCCAGGCCGCCGGATTCTCTGGACTACTACTCACCGAAACGGGCCGCACGGCCTATCTCAACGCAGCTGTCGCATCGCAGTCCGCTCCCGGCCTGGAGCTCTCGACCGGTGTCGCCGTTGCCTTTCCGCGCAGTCCGTTCGTGACAGCGGCCTCGGCCTGGGAACTGCAGGAGGCAACGGGCGGCCGGTTCCGGCTCGGTATCGGCACCCAGGTCCGCACGCACGTGGTCCGGCGCTACGGGATGCCTTTCGAGCACCCGGGTCCGCGCCTGCGCGACTATGTGCTGACCGTCAAGTCCTGCTTCGCCGCATTCCGGACCGGCAAGCTCGATCATCACGGCGACTTCTATGACCTGGACTTCATCACTCCCCAGTGGAACCCGGGACCGATCGACGCACCCGATCCCAAGGTGGACATCGCCGCCGTCAATCCGTGGATGCTGCGCATGGCTGGTGAAGTCGCCGATGGCGTGCACGTCCACCCGATCGGTGAACCCGGCTACATCGCCCGGCACGTGTTGCCCAACATCGCAGCGGGGGCGGCAAAGGCAGGACGCTCCCCCGCCGATATCGCCAAGATCATCCCGGTGATGACGATCGTCGGCGACAGCGACCAGGAACGCGCCAACGAGCGCGAGTTCGTCCGGGCCAGCATGAGCTTCTACGGCAGCACCCCGAACTACGCGTTCATCTGGGACGAGGCCGGCTTCGACGGCACCACCGCACGCCTGCGGGAAAAGCAGAAGGCCGGTGACATCGCCGGCATGGCAGCGCAGATCACCGACGAGCACATCGCCGCCTTCGCCACCGAATCGACCTGGGACGGACTGGCGGATGCGTTGATCGCCAAGTACGGCGGAATCGCCACCCGCATCGTCCTGTACAACGCGCTCGGCGGGGCCGACCGCTTCGAACGGTACGGCGAGATCGCGAGGCGATTGTCGGCGGCGTAA